One region of Armatimonadota bacterium genomic DNA includes:
- a CDS encoding aldehyde dehydrogenase family protein, which translates to MYVAGKWIEGTRTLPVTHPYDGSVVDTVPVAGSEEVEMALDAAVRGARDMRALSGHERYRILTRAARLIEERAEEFARTITLEEGKVLRESRAEVARAVETLTLSGEEARRIAGEIVPLDGSPGATGQFGFTVRVPCGVVVAISPFNFPLNLVMHKVGPALAAGNSVIVKPASNTPLSALRLVEVLLEAGLPPLGVQCLVGGGREIGEPLCADPRVRKITFTGSRDVGERICRIAGIKKVTMELGSNSPVVVMPDAGIEEAAAAIAATGYSNAGQVCISAQRIIPLEPIYADLLDALAPRVAAITTGDPLDERTAMGPMVRESEARRVEAWVTEAVSGGARLVVGGERRGAIYAPTVVADVSPRMRISCDELFGPAVAVTPVGTFEEALALANDSNYGLAAAIFTRDLDRAMRFAREAESGSIHVNWGPQWRADMMPYGGLKESGFGKEGPRYAVEEMTELKMVVLHLKQR; encoded by the coding sequence ATGTACGTCGCCGGGAAATGGATCGAGGGGACGCGGACCCTGCCGGTCACCCACCCCTACGACGGCAGCGTCGTTGACACGGTCCCTGTTGCAGGATCTGAAGAGGTCGAGATGGCGCTGGATGCCGCGGTCCGGGGCGCGCGCGACATGCGTGCCTTGAGCGGCCATGAGCGCTACCGCATCCTGACCAGGGCCGCGCGGCTGATCGAGGAACGCGCCGAGGAGTTCGCCCGAACGATCACCCTGGAGGAAGGCAAGGTCCTGCGGGAGTCGCGCGCCGAGGTCGCACGGGCGGTCGAGACGCTGACGCTCTCTGGCGAGGAGGCCCGGCGCATAGCCGGTGAGATCGTGCCGCTGGACGGCTCGCCGGGCGCAACCGGTCAGTTTGGGTTCACGGTGCGCGTGCCGTGCGGCGTAGTTGTCGCCATCAGCCCGTTCAACTTCCCTCTAAACCTGGTGATGCACAAAGTCGGCCCGGCGCTGGCCGCGGGCAACAGCGTCATCGTCAAGCCGGCCAGCAACACCCCTCTGTCGGCGCTCCGGCTGGTCGAGGTCCTGCTCGAGGCCGGCCTTCCCCCGCTGGGCGTGCAGTGCCTGGTCGGGGGCGGGCGCGAGATCGGCGAGCCGCTGTGCGCCGATCCGCGCGTGCGCAAGATCACGTTCACCGGCAGCCGGGACGTGGGCGAGCGCATCTGCCGGATCGCCGGCATAAAGAAGGTCACGATGGAACTCGGCAGCAACTCGCCGGTTGTTGTGATGCCGGACGCGGGCATCGAGGAGGCCGCCGCCGCGATCGCGGCCACAGGCTACTCCAACGCGGGACAGGTCTGCATCAGCGCACAGCGGATCATTCCCCTCGAGCCGATCTACGCGGACCTGCTCGACGCGCTGGCGCCCAGGGTGGCTGCGATCACCACCGGCGACCCGCTGGACGAGCGAACCGCCATGGGCCCGATGGTGCGCGAGAGCGAGGCGAGGCGCGTCGAGGCATGGGTGACGGAAGCCGTATCCGGGGGGGCCCGTCTAGTGGTAGGCGGCGAGCGCCGCGGCGCGATCTACGCGCCGACGGTCGTGGCCGATGTGAGCCCGCGCATGCGCATCTCGTGCGACGAGCTGTTCGGGCCCGCGGTGGCGGTCACGCCGGTCGGCACGTTCGAGGAAGCCCTGGCGCTGGCCAACGACTCCAACTACGGGCTGGCGGCGGCGATCTTCACGCGCGATCTTGACCGGGCGATGCGGTTCGCCCGGGAGGCCGAGAGTGGCAGCATCCACGTGAACTGGGGGCCGCAGTGGCGTGCCGACATGATGCCCTACGGTGGACTCAAAGAAAGCGGGTTCGGCAAGGAAGGCCCAAGGTACGCGGTGGAGGAGATGACCGAGCTCAAGATGGTGGTGTTGCACCTGAAGCAGCGGTGA